The Streptococcus oralis DNA window ACCAAGGACGGCAGTGTTCAATTGTTCCGTCCTGACGAAAATGCCAAGCGTTTGCAACGTACTTGTGACCGTCTTTTGATGCCACAAGTTCCGACAGAAATGTTTGTAGAAGCTTGTAAAGCAGTTGTGCGTGCCAATGAAGATTATGTACCACCATACGGAACAGGTGGAACCCTTTATCTTCGTCCACTTTTGATTGGTGTTGGAGATATTATCGGGGTTAAACCAGCAGAAGAGTATATTTTCACCATCTTTGCTATGCCAGTTGGTAACTATTTTAAAGGTGGTTTAGTCCCAACCAACTTCTTGATTCAGGATGAATACGACCGTGCAGCTCCGAATGGTACAGGTGCGGCCAAGGTAGGAGGAAACTATGCTGCTAGTCTCCTCCCAGGTAAAATGGCCAAGTCACGCCAATTCTCAGATGTTATCTACCTAGACCCATCTACACATACAAAAATTGAAGAAGTCGGTTCAGCTAACTTCTTTGGAATCACGGCAGACAATGAATTTGTTACGCCATTGAGTCCATCTATCTTGCCATCTATTACCAAGTATTCTTTGCTTTACTTGGCAGAACACCGCTTGGGCTTGACACCGATTGAAGGCGATGTCCCAATTGATAATTTGGATCGTTTTGTAGAGGCAGGAGCTTGTGGTACAGCAGCGGTCATTTCGCCAATTGGGGGAATCCAACATGGCGATGATTTCCATGTTTTCTACAGTGAAACAGAAGTAGGTCCTGTTACACGTAAACTCTATGATGAATTGACTGGTATCCAATTTGGTGATGTAGAAGCACCAGAAGGATGGATTGTCAAAGTGGACTAAAAGACATGAAGTAAAGAAGAACTCCGTAGCAGTTGTAATGGCTGAAATGGAGTTTTTTCTTGCTAGTTTGAGCATTTTCTTGTACAATAGAAAAAGTGAAAAGAGGTAGAGTATGAGTAAAAAAGATAAGAAAATTGAAATCCAATTAACGGATGCAAAAGTGACTGTTGGGAAAGACAGCTATGAAGGCTACGTTTTGACGATCGGGAAAAAGGTTATTGGGGAAATTGCCGAATTAGATAGCCAATTTGCCATCATAAAGAATGGAAATGTCGATAGTTTTTATAAAAAACTTGAAAAAGCTGTGGAAATTTTGATTGAAAACTATAATTTGACAAAATAATACTTGTTTTATTGAAAATTTCATGATATAATAGTTCTCGTTAAACATTGGAGAGATAGCGAAGAGGCTAAACGCGGCGGACTGTAAATCCGCTCCTTCGGGTTCGGGGGTTCGAATCCCTCTCTCTCCATTCATCAATGGGGTATAGCCAAGCGGTAAGGCAAGGGACTTTGACTCCCTCATGCGTTGGTTCGAATCCAGCTACCCCAGTTCTTAGGTAATAAATTCAAGATAAAAAGAAAAATATCTTAGGGTATTTTATTTTTATAATTGAAAGACGTGAACGATATGAACATGTCTTTGCGGGTGCTTAGGAAAAAAATTATAAGTATGTCAAGTTTTTGAAAAAACTTGATTGTTGGAGGATTTTTTAGATGAACGAATTTGAAGATTTGCTAAATAGCGTTAGCCAAGTTGAGCCTGGTGATGTTGTTAGTGCTGAAGTATTGACAGTTGATGCGACTCAAGCTAACGTTGCAATCTCTGGGACTGGTGTTGAAGGTGTCTTGACTCTTCGCGAATTGACAAACGATCGCGATGCAGATATCAATGACTTTGTGAAAGTAGGAGAAGTATTGGATGTTCTTGTACTTCGTCAAGTAGTTGGTAAAGATACTGATACAGTTACATACCTTGTATCTAAAAAACGCCTTGAAGCTCGCAAAGCATGGGACAAACTTGTAGGACGCGAAGAAGAAGTTGTTACTGTTAAAGGAACTCGTGCCGTTAAAGGTGGACTTTCAGTAGAATTTGAAGGTGTTCGTGGATTCATCCCAGCTTCAATGTTGGATACTC harbors:
- a CDS encoding branched-chain amino acid aminotransferase, translated to MNSTKEKHMTVAIDWENLGFAYMKLPYRYIAHYKNGQWDQGELTEDATLHISESSPSLHYGQQAFEGLKAYRTKDGSVQLFRPDENAKRLQRTCDRLLMPQVPTEMFVEACKAVVRANEDYVPPYGTGGTLYLRPLLIGVGDIIGVKPAEEYIFTIFAMPVGNYFKGGLVPTNFLIQDEYDRAAPNGTGAAKVGGNYAASLLPGKMAKSRQFSDVIYLDPSTHTKIEEVGSANFFGITADNEFVTPLSPSILPSITKYSLLYLAEHRLGLTPIEGDVPIDNLDRFVEAGACGTAAVISPIGGIQHGDDFHVFYSETEVGPVTRKLYDELTGIQFGDVEAPEGWIVKVD
- a CDS encoding DUF2969 domain-containing protein encodes the protein MSKKDKKIEIQLTDAKVTVGKDSYEGYVLTIGKKVIGEIAELDSQFAIIKNGNVDSFYKKLEKAVEILIENYNLTK